From a region of the Toxotes jaculatrix isolate fToxJac2 chromosome 7, fToxJac2.pri, whole genome shotgun sequence genome:
- the LOC121184051 gene encoding inactive phospholipid phosphatase 7-like produces MPGNQARCRARDRNNILNRPEFMSLNQPPRREQVVGEGRGGGGPRRAVRQQSQQDDTGLRGSRDSSEGGSAADGGVKDAPRYPEQDCMQLNPSFRGIAINSLLAIDISLSKRLGMCVRPHGPGAPLRPMVSLLALSGHALPWLCGTLICLWRSNTLAGQEVLVNLLLALILDLMTVAGMQKLVKRRGPWDFPPGFLDYVAMDTYSFPAAHASRAVMVSKFLLNHLVLAVPLRILLYLWAVLVGVSRVLLGKHHLSDVGCGFALGFLHFTLVESVWLDSATCQTLISIGTLRWTPLV; encoded by the exons ATGCCCGGCAACCAGGCCCGGTGTCGGGCCAGAGACCGCAACAACATCCTGAACCGGCCCGAGTTTATGTCCCTGAACCAGCCCCCCCGCAGGGAGCaggtggtgggggaggggcgAGGGGGTGGTGGTCCGAGGAGAGCCGTGAGACAGCAGAGTCAGCAGGACGACACAGGACTGAG gggGTCCAGGGACTCCTCCGAAGGGGGTTCAGCAGCCGACGGGGGGGTGAAGGACGCGCCTCGTTACCCGGAGCAGGACTGTATGCAGCTGAACCCGTCATTTCGGGGCATTGCCATCAACTCTCTGCTGGCCATCGACATCAGCCTGTCAAAACGCCTGGGCATGTGTGTGAGGCCTCACGGCCCCGGGGCCCCGCTCCGGCCCATGGTGAGTCTCCTGGCCCTCAGCGGACATGCCCTTCCTTGGCTTTGTGGGactctgatctgtttgtggaggAGCAACACGCTGGCCGGACAGGAAGTCCTCGTCAACCTGCTGCTGG ctcTGATCCTGGATCTGATGACGGTCGCTGGGATGCAGAAGCTGGTCAAACGCAGAGGACCCTGGGATTTCCCTCCAGGGTTTTTGGACTACGTTGCCATGGATACATATTCTTTCCCAGCAGCCCACGCCAGCCGAGCCGTCATGGTGTCCAAATTCCTACTGAACCACCTGGTCCTGGCG GTGCCTCTGAGGATCCTGCTCTACCTGTGGGCGGTCCTGGTGGGCGTATCCCGGGTGCTGCTGGGTAAACATCACCTCTCCGATGTTGGATGTGGATTTGCTCTTGGCTTCCTGCACTTCACTCTGGTGGAGTCTGTGTGGCTGGACTCTGCCACCTGCCAGACCCTCATTTCCATCGGCACGCTGCGCTGGACTCCACTGGTTTAG
- the LOC121184052 gene encoding putative uncharacterized protein BRD3OS encodes MNADVSMFDCDPPAAEEPGPDRSGPHGAGPPGRPPLAQKALSESYARLRYRDTSLLIWQQQQQELQTGPPPTYLNRSQSAWYSSYGNQAVLIRDKRGLEDAEGQSRICSVM; translated from the coding sequence ATGAACGCTGATGTCAGCATGTTTGACTGTGATCCACCTGCTGCAGAGGAACCTGGTCCTGACCGTTCTGGTCCTCACGGTGCTGGTCCTCCGGGTCGTCCCCCCCTGGCACAGAAGGCCCTGTCAGAGTCTTATGCTCGGCTGCGGTACCGGGACACATCCCTGCTgatctggcagcagcagcagcaggagctgcagaCAGGTCCCCCGCCCACCTACCTGAACCGCAGCCAGTCGGCCTGGTACAGCAGCTATGGGAACCAGGCCGTGCTGATCCGTGACAAGAGGGGCCTGGAGGACGCCGAGGGACAGTCCAGGATCTGCAGTGTCATgtag
- the LOC121184050 gene encoding bromodomain-containing protein 3-like isoform X2, which yields MSDAPEAAPPSPPPLTNPPPPEVTNPTKPGRKTNQLQYMQNVVVKTLWKHQFAWPFYQPVDAIKLCLSDYHKVIKSPMDMGTIKKRLENNYYWSASEAMQDFNTMFTNCYIYNKPTDDIVLMAQALEKIFLQKVAQMPQEEVALLPPAPKGKNKSKQPATATTVSQQAESSASPPPSYPSPSPSQTPVISTTPTPVQATPPVSAPQPPATMMPSAQPVVKKKGVKRKADTTTPTTSAISAGRADSPSAQDTKPAKLGSSRREAAARPAKTRRETGEEVAGGEVGGGGGGAGGRKGSKLGEQMKHCDAILKEMLSKKHAAYAWPFYKPVDAKALELHDYHDIIKHPMDLSTVRKKMDKGEYSDPQSFATDVRLMFSNCYKYNPPDHEVVAMARKLQDVFEMRFAKIPDEGLEASVPSTTPLVSKSTASSDSSNNSSSDESSDSEEERATRLAELQEQLKAVHEQLAVLSQAPVSKPKKKKEKKDKEKKKEKDKDKGNKGKMEEEKKPKAAAQQPKPANQKKAPARKANSTVTATRQPKKGSKTSGGGSANGDDGEESSLPMSYDEKRQLSLDINRLPGEKLGRVVHIIQSREPSLRDSNPDEIEIDFETLKPSTLRELERYVKSCLQKKQRKLLQKAAGGGASGGGASRLSGSSSSSSDDSSSTGTSSSSDTD from the exons gaAAACCAACCAGCTGCAGTACATGCAGAACGTGGTGGTGAAGACTCTGTGGAAACATCAGTTCGCATGGCCGTTCTACCAACCTGTCGATGCCATCAAGCTCTGCCTGTCG GACTACCACAAGGTGATCAAGAGCCCAATGGACATGGGAACCATCAAGAAACGCCTGGAGAACAATTACTACTGGAGTGCCAGTGAAGCCATGCAGGACTTCAACACCATGTTCACCAACTGTTACATCTATaacaag CCCACAGACGACATCGTGCTGATGGCTCAGGCTTTGGAGAAAATCTTCCTGCAGAAAGTTGCTCAGATGCCTCAGGAAGAAGTTGCTCTGCTGCCTCCAGCTCCCAAAGGAAAGAACAAGAGCAAGCAGCCCGCTACTGCTACCACAG tgagTCAGCAGGCGGAGTCTTCggcctcccctcccccctcttaCCCCTCCCCTTCGCCCTCGCAGACACCTGTCATCTCCACCACGCCCACACCTGTCCAGGCCACGCCACCTGTTTCTGCCCCGCAGCCCCCAGCAACCATGATGCCGTCTGCACAGCCTGTCGTCAAG AAGAAAGGTGTGAAGAGGAAAGCCGACACCACCACTCCCACTACGTCGGCCATCTCTGCCGGTCGCGCTGACTCTCCATCTGCTCAGGACACCAAACCGGCCAAACTGGGCTCATCCCGCCGCGAGGCTGCCGCCCGCCCTGCTAAGACCCGCCGTGAGACGGGCGAGGAGGTGGCAGGGGGTGAGGtgggaggcggaggaggaggagccggGGGGAGGAAGGGCAGTAAGCTGGGcgagcagatgaaacactgcgaTGCCATCCTGAAGGAAATGCTGTCGAAGAAACACGCCGCCTACGCCTGGCCCTTCTACAAGCCGGTGGACGCCAAGGCGCTGGAGCTGCACGACTACCATGACATCATCAAACACCCCATGGACCTCAGCACCGTCCGG AAAAAGATGGATAAAGGAGAGTACAGTGATCCTCAGAGTTTCGCCACAGACGTCAGGTTAATGTTCTCCAACTGCTACAAGTACAACCCCCCGGACCACGAGGTGGTGGCCATGGCTCGCAAGCTGCAG gatGTGTTTGAGATGCGTTTCGCCAAGATCCCCGACGAGGGCCTGGAGGCGTCAGTCCCATCTACGACGCCGTTAGTCAGTAAAAGCACCGCCTCCtctgacagcagcaacaactcCTCCTCCGATGAATCGTCCGACTCTGAGGAGGAGCGAGCCACGCGATTGGCTGAGCTACAGGAGCAG TTGAAGGCGGTGCACGAGCAACTGGCCGTCCTGTCCCAGGCTCCGGTCAGCaagccaaagaagaagaaagagaagaaagacaaagagaagaagaaagagaaagataaagacaaaggGAACAAGGgcaagatggaggaagagaagaagccAAAGGCTGCTGCCCAACAGCCCAAACCGGCCAATCAGAAGAAGGCGCCGGCCAGGAAAGCCAACAGCACAGTGACCGCCACCAG GCAACCTAAGAAAGGCAGCAAGACATCGGGCGGCGGCTCGGCCAATGGAGACGACGGCGAGGAGTCATCCCTGCCGATGTCGTACGACGAGAAGCGCCAGCTGAGTCTGGATATAAATCGGCTGCCGGGGGAGAAGCTGGGCCGCGTCGTCCACATCATCCAGTCCAGAGAGCCGTCGCTGAGGGACTCCAACCCCGACGAGATAGAGATCGACTTTGAAACCCTCAAACCCTCCACACTCCGAGAGCTGGAGCGCTACGTCAAATCCTGcctgcagaagaagcagaggaagctaCTGC AGAAGGCAGCCGGAGGCGGGGCCTCAGGAGGCGGGGCTAGTCGTTTGAGTGGcagctcttcttcctcctctgatgaCAGCTCCTCAACAGgaacctcctcttcctctgacacagactga
- the LOC121184050 gene encoding bromodomain-containing protein 3-like isoform X1: MSDAPEAAPPSPPPLTNPPPPEVTNPTKPGRKTNQLQYMQNVVVKTLWKHQFAWPFYQPVDAIKLCLSDYHKVIKSPMDMGTIKKRLENNYYWSASEAMQDFNTMFTNCYIYNKPTDDIVLMAQALEKIFLQKVAQMPQEEVALLPPAPKGKNKSKQPATATTVSQQAESSASPPPSYPSPSPSQTPVISTTPTPVQATPPVSAPQPPATMMPSAQPVVKKKGVKRKADTTTPTTSAISAGRADSPSAQDTKPAKLGSSRREAAARPAKTRRETGEEVAGGEVGGGGGGAGGRKGSKLGEQMKHCDAILKEMLSKKHAAYAWPFYKPVDAKALELHDYHDIIKHPMDLSTVRKKMDKGEYSDPQSFATDVRLMFSNCYKYNPPDHEVVAMARKLQDVFEMRFAKIPDEGLEASVPSTTPLVSKSTASSDSSNNSSSDESSDSEEERATRLAELQEQVGAADQSQLKAVHEQLAVLSQAPVSKPKKKKEKKDKEKKKEKDKDKGNKGKMEEEKKPKAAAQQPKPANQKKAPARKANSTVTATRQPKKGSKTSGGGSANGDDGEESSLPMSYDEKRQLSLDINRLPGEKLGRVVHIIQSREPSLRDSNPDEIEIDFETLKPSTLRELERYVKSCLQKKQRKLLQKAAGGGASGGGASRLSGSSSSSSDDSSSTGTSSSSDTD, encoded by the exons gaAAACCAACCAGCTGCAGTACATGCAGAACGTGGTGGTGAAGACTCTGTGGAAACATCAGTTCGCATGGCCGTTCTACCAACCTGTCGATGCCATCAAGCTCTGCCTGTCG GACTACCACAAGGTGATCAAGAGCCCAATGGACATGGGAACCATCAAGAAACGCCTGGAGAACAATTACTACTGGAGTGCCAGTGAAGCCATGCAGGACTTCAACACCATGTTCACCAACTGTTACATCTATaacaag CCCACAGACGACATCGTGCTGATGGCTCAGGCTTTGGAGAAAATCTTCCTGCAGAAAGTTGCTCAGATGCCTCAGGAAGAAGTTGCTCTGCTGCCTCCAGCTCCCAAAGGAAAGAACAAGAGCAAGCAGCCCGCTACTGCTACCACAG tgagTCAGCAGGCGGAGTCTTCggcctcccctcccccctcttaCCCCTCCCCTTCGCCCTCGCAGACACCTGTCATCTCCACCACGCCCACACCTGTCCAGGCCACGCCACCTGTTTCTGCCCCGCAGCCCCCAGCAACCATGATGCCGTCTGCACAGCCTGTCGTCAAG AAGAAAGGTGTGAAGAGGAAAGCCGACACCACCACTCCCACTACGTCGGCCATCTCTGCCGGTCGCGCTGACTCTCCATCTGCTCAGGACACCAAACCGGCCAAACTGGGCTCATCCCGCCGCGAGGCTGCCGCCCGCCCTGCTAAGACCCGCCGTGAGACGGGCGAGGAGGTGGCAGGGGGTGAGGtgggaggcggaggaggaggagccggGGGGAGGAAGGGCAGTAAGCTGGGcgagcagatgaaacactgcgaTGCCATCCTGAAGGAAATGCTGTCGAAGAAACACGCCGCCTACGCCTGGCCCTTCTACAAGCCGGTGGACGCCAAGGCGCTGGAGCTGCACGACTACCATGACATCATCAAACACCCCATGGACCTCAGCACCGTCCGG AAAAAGATGGATAAAGGAGAGTACAGTGATCCTCAGAGTTTCGCCACAGACGTCAGGTTAATGTTCTCCAACTGCTACAAGTACAACCCCCCGGACCACGAGGTGGTGGCCATGGCTCGCAAGCTGCAG gatGTGTTTGAGATGCGTTTCGCCAAGATCCCCGACGAGGGCCTGGAGGCGTCAGTCCCATCTACGACGCCGTTAGTCAGTAAAAGCACCGCCTCCtctgacagcagcaacaactcCTCCTCCGATGAATCGTCCGACTCTGAGGAGGAGCGAGCCACGCGATTGGCTGAGCTACAGGAGCAGGTTGGTGCTGCCGACCAATCACAG TTGAAGGCGGTGCACGAGCAACTGGCCGTCCTGTCCCAGGCTCCGGTCAGCaagccaaagaagaagaaagagaagaaagacaaagagaagaagaaagagaaagataaagacaaaggGAACAAGGgcaagatggaggaagagaagaagccAAAGGCTGCTGCCCAACAGCCCAAACCGGCCAATCAGAAGAAGGCGCCGGCCAGGAAAGCCAACAGCACAGTGACCGCCACCAG GCAACCTAAGAAAGGCAGCAAGACATCGGGCGGCGGCTCGGCCAATGGAGACGACGGCGAGGAGTCATCCCTGCCGATGTCGTACGACGAGAAGCGCCAGCTGAGTCTGGATATAAATCGGCTGCCGGGGGAGAAGCTGGGCCGCGTCGTCCACATCATCCAGTCCAGAGAGCCGTCGCTGAGGGACTCCAACCCCGACGAGATAGAGATCGACTTTGAAACCCTCAAACCCTCCACACTCCGAGAGCTGGAGCGCTACGTCAAATCCTGcctgcagaagaagcagaggaagctaCTGC AGAAGGCAGCCGGAGGCGGGGCCTCAGGAGGCGGGGCTAGTCGTTTGAGTGGcagctcttcttcctcctctgatgaCAGCTCCTCAACAGgaacctcctcttcctctgacacagactga